The genomic segment TAACCCAGCGAACCCTGCCATTCACCGTGCCACCACCGCTGAAGAAATTTGGAGAGATACCGACGGTAAAGTAGATATTTTCGTTGCGGGTGTCGGAACAGGCGGTACAGTTTCAGGCGTAGGTGAAGGGCTGAAGCAACATAACCCCAACATCAAAATTGTTGCGGTAGAACCTGCTGATTCTCCCGTATTGTCTGGAGGAAAACCCGGCCCGCATAAAATTCAAGGTATCGGCGCCGGCTTTGTACCATCTATTCTAGACAAAGATGTGATTGATGAGATTATCACTGTAAAAAATGAAGATGCGTTTGAGGCAGCACGTGGTGTATCTAAAAACGAGGGTTTGCTCATCGGTATCTCTTCAGGTGCGGCAGTGCATGCGGCAAAAGAACTTGCTTCACGCCCTGAAAATAGCGGAAAGCTCATTGTCGTGCTACTGCCCGATACCGGTGAACGATATCTTTCAACCCCTTTGTTTGAATGATTGAATTTTCCTCTTGAAAATAAGTTTGTGATGTGGTAAAGTAATAAAGTATTCTCATATTGATACAATGCGATGAGCAGGAGAAGTAATTTGTAAGCACACAACAGAGAGAGAACATGACCCGCTGAAAGTGTTCTTAGTGTTTGCCGCAGATGAAATGCACCTGTCAGCAGTTTGCGACAAAGGCGAGCAGCCGAGTATCGTAAAACGCAGGTCTGCGTTAAAGGCTTTTGAGTACCAATCAGAGTGGAACCGTGGTAATTTTGTCACCTCTGCCTTTGCTAATTTTATTAATTGGCAAAAGCAGAGGTTTTTATATTATATACGGCAGAAAACCCACGTATAACAGGTTTAATAGAAACTTACACTGCAACAATAGGAGGAACACTTTATGTTCAAAGGTTTGCGCAAAGATATACGTGCCATTCGTGAGCGAGACCCGGCAGCACGCAACAGTATGGAGGTACTATTACTTTACTCAGGATTACATGCACTTATTTATTACCGATTTTCCCACTGGTTCTATAAGCATAAAATGTTTTTTATAGCCCGGTTTATTTCGCAGTTTGCTCGTTTTTGTACCGGCATTGAAATTCACCCGGGCGCAAAAATTGCTCGTGGTGTGCTTATTGACCATGGTGCAGGCGTGGTTATTGGCGAAACTGCCGAAGTGGGCGAGGGTTGCACCATCTATCAAGGGGTTACCTTGGGCGGTACGGGCAAAGACAAAGGCAAACGCCACCCTACCCTCGGCAAAAATGTAATGGTTGGCAGCGGTGCTAAGATATTAGGGCCCTTTAAGGTGGGCGATAATGCAAAAATTGCTGCAGGTGCTGTCGTACTTGAACCAATCCCTGCCGATGCAACTGCGGTTGGTGTGCCTGCCAGAGTGGTGCGTCAGGGCAACAAAAAAGTAACACAAGATCTCGATCAGGTGCATATCCCCGACCCTGTCTCGCAGGAATTGTGTAAGCTCCTGATGAAAATAGAAGCACTCGAAAATCGCGTAAAAGAACTTGAAGACAGCCGTAATTAAACTAAAAAGAGAACAGATACAGTTTATACTTTGTATCTGTTCTCTATGTTTTTATAGGTGGAGCAATTTTTCTGCCACAGAAAAGTAAATGATAAGCGAAAATGCGTCAACAATCGTAGTAATAAGGGGAGCTGCCATAATTGCCGGGTCGGCTTTAAATAATTTGGCTATAATCGGCAGTGCTCCGCCGATTGTTTTTGCTATAACCACCGTAGCAAACAACGAGAGTGCAACGGTTAGTGCAATTAATTCGTTACCGGGGTACGTAATCACCAAGCGAACAAAATTTACCGCACTCAGCGCGATACCTACCAGCATGCTCACGCGCAATTCTTTCCACATAACTGCCACCAAGTCTTTGGTGCTAATCTCTGATACCGCCATACCACGTATCACCAGAGTGCTGCTTTGTGAGCCTGCATTTCCGCCTGTATCGGTAAGCATAGGGATAAACGTAACAAGCATTGGCATAGCCGCGAATGCCGCTTCGTATTTGCCTAATATGCTGCCTGTAATCATTCCTGAAATCATCAGTACCAACAGCCACATGATACGGTTTTTTGCAAGAACAAACACTCCTGTTTTTAGGTACGGTTTTTCTGAAGGAATCATCGCTGCCATTTTTTCAAAGTCTTCAGTAGCTTCCTGTTCCATAACATCAACGGCGTCATCAACGGTTACAATGCCCACCAAACGCCCCTCATGGTCTACAACAGGTATTGATAAAAGATCGTATTTAGCAAACAGCTTTGCTACTTCTTCGCGGTCTTCTAAAGTAGTCACCGATACAAAATTGGTATTCATAATATTTTCAATGCTGCAATCGTCTTCGCTTAGCAATAAATCTTTAACAGTAACCACACCGTCTAAAATACGTCTGTCATCAATAACATAACAAGTATATACGGTTTCGCGGTCCTCGCCTGTACGGCGAATGTGCTTAATTGCATCTTCAACCGTCATGTTGCGGCGCAAATCTGTAAATTCGGCGGTCATAATACTGCCTGCAGAATTTTCGGGATACTGTAAAAATTGATTGATGAGCGCACGGGTATCGGGTGTTGCATTTTTTAATACACGTTTAACTACGCTTGCAGGCAGTTCCTCAAGCATATCAACTGCATCGTCTACAAACAAATCTTCAACAATTACAGCCAGCTCTTGGTCGTTAATTGAGCCAATAATATATTCCTGAGTATCGGATGATAAATTTGCAAAAACGTCTGCTGCCAAACCTTTCGGAAGGGTGCGAAAAGCAACGGTTGCCTTTTCTACTGGCAATTCTTCAATAAAAAGTGCGATGTTTACTTCATTCATTTCAGCTAGTTTTACACGAAGCTCACGGTAATTTCGGGTGCTAATCAGTTCTCCTAATTTTTCAAAATCGATGAAATTTTCCATTAGGTCATCCTCCTTGTGTTTTTTTCGGAATCAAGGCAGGAAGCTCAAAAAAGAACAAAGCCGCACAGAAACAAGACGGGTTCTGCTCCGCCCTGCATTCTATACGGTGATATCAATTGCTATTGTTTTAAAGGGCACTTTTCAGCGCACAGAAAAACAAGCAGGCATCGCGTGCTGCGCAAATGATAGTCACTGTCCAAATTTGTACTTCGACCGCATTTGTCCACTTGTCTTTCCCCCTTTAACACTATTTATACAAAAAAGCTGTGACATGTTCAGTCACAGCTATTAGTATAACCTTATTTGGCAAATTAAGCAACCCCGTATTGCTTTTATAATATTCAGCGTTTGCTCAGCAGGAGTTTTCGCACATCATTTCCTTGAAACCATAAAACATTGTAATTTCCCGTCAAACGAGATACTACACGGTCGGCATACTGGTTATTTAACTCTTTCAATGGCAGGTTTGTGCTGATAATGGTTGATTTATGTGTGTTGATGCGCGTATTTATAATGTTATAAAGCAACGCAGAGGTAAAACCTGTTACAAATTCCGAGCCAAGATCATCCAAAATCAGCAAGTCGCATTCCAGCAAAGTTTCCAATGTCTCGTAACTGGTACCTTCGCGCGAAAACTTTTCGTTTTCTGCACGCCGAAACAAATCTTGCACCGAACCGTAGATGACCTCATAGCCTTTCGAGATCACTTCGTTGGCAATCGCAAGAGAAAGATGGGTTTTTCCAAGCCCTGTTGCACCAATCATAAGTAAATTTTCGCATCTCGTTTTGCCAAATTCATTTGTAAATCGGCAGCAGGTGCTATAGATTTCTTCCATGCGTTTTCGGGGCGATATACCATTGCTATCTGCTGCAACGGGGTAATAATCGAGGCGGAAATTAGAAAAGCTCGAGAGTGAAAGAGAAGATGCCGAGTTGAGCCTGCGCAGTTTTTCATCGCGCATAATCTTTTCCATACAACTGCACATTTTGTTTTGAATATAGCCTTCGTCTTTGCATTTATTACATACAAAGACAGGTTCAAGATAATCTGCACCAACCCCTGCCTGTTTTAGCAAAACAGTGCGTTCGTTTTGCAGCGCAAGGTTTTTCTCTTTTATTGTAGCAACGGCATCGGCTGTATTTTTTCCGCCTGCCATCACTGCATATACCAGTTCCATCCCTGTGCCGGCAAGTTCGTTTTCAATCTCTCGTAAGCGGGGCAGGTGGCGGTACAACTCATCTTTACGTGCCGATGACTTGGCTTTTGCTGCATTGCGTCGTTCGCTTAACGTGTTCAGTGCAAATTCAAAAAGTTCTTTGGAATAACCCATTTGTATGGCACCACCTTATCTATTTCGGAGAGTTATGTAGAAAAAACTGTTCAAGTTCGTCGATATCGTACGAGGATTTTGGCTTCTCACGCTCGGTCTTTTGTCTTGCAAATGCAGCTTCCTCTTTGGTAGCCTGTTCGGGTGTTGTAATATTCTGGCTGTGCCAGTTGGTAAGTACCTTGTTGATATAGGGAAAACTCACCTTGCCGGTGTGCTCAATCGAGCGTTCGTATGCGAGCTTGATGACTGGAATATCAAACTTGTAATCATGAAACCAGGCTTTAACAAATTCATTTTCTTTTGAGGTCAAAGCACGGTCATAAATACCAAATGCAGTTTTAATCAGCTTTGTCTGTGCATCGGTTTCCAAGCTTTCTTTAATAAAACGTTCTGCTTTGTCAAACGTATCTATGCCACGCTCTTGCCAGTTTATTGCAACTTTTTCTATGTATCGTAAATTCGTTTTACCTATTTGTTTGCAGTATTCAATTACTGTTAACAGTACGGCTACCGAAATACCCGCCCAATCATATAAAGCGGCTAAAGTAGAAATATCTGACGAAGTAAGCGTTTTGCCCAGTGCTGCCTCTGCCTCTGAAAGCAGAGACTTTAACTCGCTGCTGTGTTCTATCATTTTTGCAATTTCAGCGGGCCTTGGTTTTTGCAGCGGAGCACTGCCGACAGAGTGCTTAACACGAACTTTTTCGGTTTTTTGCTGTACTTCGGTGTTTGGGGCACACATGGGGGAACCGGCTGCTGGCTGCACTGGGGCAGGCTCATCATCCCCTACGTTTAGGACAGTGCTTTCCGGCCCGGGCTGGGCGCAAAGCACCCCTGCCTGTATCCAGTAATTGAGCGCATCCTGCGTGTCACCTGCTGAAAGATTCAGCAGGGCTGCGATATCTGTTAACTGGAGTTCACTGCCTGCATTTCGCAACAGTACCAACAGTACTTTAAGATGAGCTGCGCCGCACATTTTAATATGTTGATCAACAATTTGGGTAGGGACGGCAAAAACCGAGTTCCACAAACCAAAATCGAGTGAATATTTCATCAAAAAGCTACCTCTTATCATTTTGTTGTTAATCTATTCAATATTTACTATTATAACAGATTTTGTCCAAACAGTCATTTATAATCTTCGCTTATTCTAAAAGTATAGTGTCAAATAAATAGAAATTTTTTAAAATAGCAGTTGACATAGTACTTTTGTTTTGCTATAATAAACCAGTCGACAGATGACAAGTGCGGGTTTAGCTCATTTGGTAGAGCGCCACCTTGCCAAGGTGGAGGTAGCGAGTTCGAACCTCGTAACCCGCTCCAATATAAAAAGCACTCACAGTTTTGTGAGTGCTTTTTGTTTTGATGCAAATAGTTACAGGCAAAATAAAAATAAGCACAATGGTATGGATGAGCGATTGTGCTTTTAAATATGATATCAATGAGTATTTCTTAGGGAATACTCATTTTTTATTTACAAATATCTTTTTATAATGCTATATTTTTCAACCAAAGCTTCAAAACTAATTCTGCAATTCGCAGCGCTCGTAGAGGGCAGATAAATAGTGGGATGCCTATCTGCACTTGCAGATAGTGTGGTATAAAGTTTGGTAGCTGCTGCCCCTGTGGTAAAAACCTGCCGAATATCCGCTGTGTCAAAAATGAGGGTGAAATCATTTACTATAGGTTTGCGGATACTGCTGTCATCCGCGCCTTTGATTTCACATTGTTGCAATACATCCCACAGTGCAATGTGGTTGTTCAATAAAAATAAACGTTTTTCCGCAATTGTTTGCGGTACAGATGTATTCAGTACCGCTGCCATAACACGCCAAAAACGATTTTGGGCGTGCCCATAATAAAAACCTATTTCGCGGGATTTTGGCGAAGGCATTGTACCTAATACTAAAATGCGACACTGTGCATCATAAACTGGGGTAATGGTATGCTGTATTCTCTCCATTAAAATTCCATATCCTTTGTCCTGCCAATCCCGATACAGCTAAATACAATTGCGGCTGCACCCATTGCAATTGCCGTAAT from the Hydrogenoanaerobacterium saccharovorans genome contains:
- a CDS encoding DnaD domain protein is translated as MKYSLDFGLWNSVFAVPTQIVDQHIKMCGAAHLKVLLVLLRNAGSELQLTDIAALLNLSAGDTQDALNYWIQAGVLCAQPGPESTVLNVGDDEPAPVQPAAGSPMCAPNTEVQQKTEKVRVKHSVGSAPLQKPRPAEIAKMIEHSSELKSLLSEAEAALGKTLTSSDISTLAALYDWAGISVAVLLTVIEYCKQIGKTNLRYIEKVAINWQERGIDTFDKAERFIKESLETDAQTKLIKTAFGIYDRALTSKENEFVKAWFHDYKFDIPVIKLAYERSIEHTGKVSFPYINKVLTNWHSQNITTPEQATKEEAAFARQKTEREKPKSSYDIDELEQFFLHNSPK
- the cysK gene encoding cysteine synthase A, producing the protein MKIAKHLYDLIGNTPLLELTNYGKANNLDARLVGKLEYFNPLSSVKDRVGFALIDDAEKKGTLKEGSVIIEPTSGNTGIGLAFVAAAKGYRIIIVMPDTMSMERRNLLKALGAELVLTEGAKGMSGAIAKAEELAKEIPNSFIPGQFVNPANPAIHRATTAEEIWRDTDGKVDIFVAGVGTGGTVSGVGEGLKQHNPNIKIVAVEPADSPVLSGGKPGPHKIQGIGAGFVPSILDKDVIDEIITVKNEDAFEAARGVSKNEGLLIGISSGAAVHAAKELASRPENSGKLIVVLLPDTGERYLSTPLFE
- the mgtE gene encoding magnesium transporter; this translates as MENFIDFEKLGELISTRNYRELRVKLAEMNEVNIALFIEELPVEKATVAFRTLPKGLAADVFANLSSDTQEYIIGSINDQELAVIVEDLFVDDAVDMLEELPASVVKRVLKNATPDTRALINQFLQYPENSAGSIMTAEFTDLRRNMTVEDAIKHIRRTGEDRETVYTCYVIDDRRILDGVVTVKDLLLSEDDCSIENIMNTNFVSVTTLEDREEVAKLFAKYDLLSIPVVDHEGRLVGIVTVDDAVDVMEQEATEDFEKMAAMIPSEKPYLKTGVFVLAKNRIMWLLVLMISGMITGSILGKYEAAFAAMPMLVTFIPMLTDTGGNAGSQSSTLVIRGMAVSEISTKDLVAVMWKELRVSMLVGIALSAVNFVRLVITYPGNELIALTVALSLFATVVIAKTIGGALPIIAKLFKADPAIMAAPLITTIVDAFSLIIYFSVAEKLLHL
- a CDS encoding DNA-deoxyinosine glycosylase — translated: MERIQHTITPVYDAQCRILVLGTMPSPKSREIGFYYGHAQNRFWRVMAAVLNTSVPQTIAEKRLFLLNNHIALWDVLQQCEIKGADDSSIRKPIVNDFTLIFDTADIRQVFTTGAAATKLYTTLSASADRHPTIYLPSTSAANCRISFEALVEKYSIIKRYL
- the cysE gene encoding serine O-acetyltransferase; protein product: MFKGLRKDIRAIRERDPAARNSMEVLLLYSGLHALIYYRFSHWFYKHKMFFIARFISQFARFCTGIEIHPGAKIARGVLIDHGAGVVIGETAEVGEGCTIYQGVTLGGTGKDKGKRHPTLGKNVMVGSGAKILGPFKVGDNAKIAAGAVVLEPIPADATAVGVPARVVRQGNKKVTQDLDQVHIPDPVSQELCKLLMKIEALENRVKELEDSRN
- a CDS encoding ATP-binding protein; the encoded protein is MGYSKELFEFALNTLSERRNAAKAKSSARKDELYRHLPRLREIENELAGTGMELVYAVMAGGKNTADAVATIKEKNLALQNERTVLLKQAGVGADYLEPVFVCNKCKDEGYIQNKMCSCMEKIMRDEKLRRLNSASSLSLSSFSNFRLDYYPVAADSNGISPRKRMEEIYSTCCRFTNEFGKTRCENLLMIGATGLGKTHLSLAIANEVISKGYEVIYGSVQDLFRRAENEKFSREGTSYETLETLLECDLLILDDLGSEFVTGFTSALLYNIINTRINTHKSTIISTNLPLKELNNQYADRVVSRLTGNYNVLWFQGNDVRKLLLSKR